A window of Apium graveolens cultivar Ventura chromosome 8, ASM990537v1, whole genome shotgun sequence contains these coding sequences:
- the LOC141677792 gene encoding sodium/calcium exchanger NCL1-like, giving the protein MIQYQILAITIFNTLYGSRVVILIAFIVSALSLLSYFIYQVLDPWIQERSLEYFKYQNLLTEFLNHAEKCGKAKLINENGEPNISLIKRLFAESDKDRSQHLTTDELEALIRQMESVNLEVDNAYAVNVILEVFDRNKDGKISEHEFVEGCMKWIDESKELAQKDDCKWGKSLNKRKNSLQVVQPLINKKKEELAKIEHFMARILKKIQSEAIDAGCLLNDDGKPDLDRINSLFDKYDSDKNKVISQLELRSLIQTVKFGDKWITNHDMVVDKVMKDFDDDGDQLITSEEFVRGVTRWLKKATHETKCTDAKRSVEEYDKILWKEVDSMVNEEQVGQKTYKLMLTWGFNKALLQVILGFMMLTYLASPLSRSTRQFSNAVGIPSFFISFVIIPVAMQARKAIAAIFPAAQKNKRTASLTFSELYGNVVMNNIMGMTTLLAIVYVKDLRWDYSAEVLIMLVVCAVIGLVAFLSSKYPLWTCLLAFSLYPFSLVLFYVLQSVWGWK; this is encoded by the exons ATGatccaataccaaattttggctataacaatCTTCAATACTTTATATGGGAGTCGAGTTGTTATTTTGATTGCCTTCATTGTCTCCGCCTTATCACTGCTCTCTTACTTCATCTACCAG GTTTTGGATCCATGGATTCAGGAAAGAAGTTTGGAGTATTTCAAGTACCAGAATCTTCTAACAGAGTTTCTCAATCATGCAGAGAAGTGTGGAAAAGCGAAGCTCATTAATGAGAATGGAGAACCAAATATTTCACTAATAAAACG ATTATTCGCTGAAAGTGATAAAGACAGAAGCCAGCACTTAACCACTGATGAATTAGAAGCTCTAATAAGACAGATGGAATCCGTAAATCTGGAGGTAGACAATGCGTATGCAGTTAATGTGATACTGGAGGTTTTTGATCGGAATAAAGATGGAAAAATAAGTGAGCATGAGTTTGTTGAGGGATGCATGAAATGGATAGATGAGTCAAAAGAGCTGGCCCAAAAGGATGATTGCAAATGGGGGAAATCATTAAACAAG AGGAAAAATTCCTTACAAGTTGTTCAGCCATTGATAAACAAGAAAAAAGAGGAGCTAGCAAAAATTGAGCATTTCATGGCAAGAATTTTGAAGAAAATCCAAAGTGAAGCTATTGATGCAGGATGCCTTCTCAATGATGATGGGAAGCCTGATCTTGATCGAATAAATAG TCTCTTTGACAAGTATGACTCAGATAAGAACAAAGTTATATCACAACTGGAGTTAAGAAGTCTCATTCAGACGGTGAAATTTGGAGACAAATGGATCACGAATCATGACATGGTGGTAGATAAGGTGATGAAAGattttgatgatgatggtgaCCAGCTGATCACTTCTGAAGAATTTGTCAGAGGCGTCACCAGATGGCTTAAAAAGGCTACCCATGAAACTAAATGCACTGATGCAAAGCGTTCTGTGGAGGAGTACGACAAA ATTTTGTGGAAGGAAGTAGATTCAATGGTTAATGAGGAACAAGTTGGACAAAAGACCTATAAGTTAATGCTAACATGGGGTTTCAACAAAGCCCTTCTTCAAGTCATCTTAGGCTTCATGATGCTGACATATCTCGCAAGTCCACTGAGCCGAAGTACTCGACAGTTTTCAAATGCAGTAGGCATACCTTCATTCTTCATCTCCTTCGTAATTATCCCTGTAGCCATGCAAGCTAGAAAGGCAATTGCAGCAATATTTCCTGCAGCTCAAAAGAACAAAAGAACTGCTTCCTTAACATTTTCCGAG CTTTACGGTAATGTGGTGATGAACAACATAATGGGGATGACAACATTGTTGGCAATCGTATACGTAAAAGACCTGAGATGGGATTATTCAGCTGAAGTGCTAATAATGTTGGTGGTTTGTGCTGTTATTGGCTTAGTAGCATTTCTAAGCTCAAAATATCCCCTTTGGACTTGCTTGCTAGCATTTTCTCTCTATCCATTCTCTCTAGTGTTGTTTTATGTTCTTCAGTCCGTCTGGGGTTGGAAATAA